In a single window of the Flavobacterium sp. W4I14 genome:
- a CDS encoding hypothetical protein (product_source=Hypo-rule applied; smart=SM00028; superfamily=81901; transmembrane_helix_parts=Inside_1_12,TMhelix_13_42,Outside_43_171): MYNNKGRYALMAVFALAALVCVFFNQYQLAAVSVLLFAFVVWSHFKHSSVLMASKHFKNNEFGKTKALLAEVVKPERLAKSRRGYYEFMQGNMALKEEDYDKAEYHFQLASRFPVGGKNEKSYVLIHLANLALRKKDRERAEAYTKLAKELAETQRSKDIIVKIEKEISKL, translated from the coding sequence ATGTACAATAATAAAGGCAGATATGCTTTAATGGCAGTTTTTGCGCTTGCTGCATTGGTTTGTGTATTTTTCAATCAATATCAGCTGGCCGCTGTTTCAGTACTGTTGTTTGCCTTTGTTGTTTGGAGCCATTTTAAGCATAGTTCGGTTTTGATGGCATCAAAACATTTCAAGAATAACGAATTCGGTAAAACCAAAGCCTTATTGGCTGAGGTGGTTAAGCCAGAGCGCTTGGCTAAAAGCCGAAGGGGTTATTACGAGTTTATGCAAGGCAACATGGCTTTGAAAGAAGAAGACTATGATAAAGCTGAATATCACTTTCAGTTGGCAAGCCGCTTTCCGGTGGGAGGTAAAAATGAGAAATCGTATGTACTGATCCATTTGGCTAATCTCGCCTTGCGGAAGAAAGATAGAGAAAGGGCAGAAGCTTATACGAAATTGGCCAAAGAACTTGCCGAAACGCAACGCTCGAAAGATATTATCGTTAAAATTGAAAAAGAAATAAGCAAGTTATAA
- a CDS encoding uroporphyrinogen decarboxylase (product_source=KO:K01599; cath_funfam=3.20.20.210; cog=COG0407; ko=KO:K01599; pfam=PF01208; superfamily=51726; tigrfam=TIGR01464) yields MTSSATPNTIMKNNLFLDAAFSKQTERPPVWMMRQAGRFMPQYWEIKNKYSFLEMCKNPEIAADVTMLPVDLLDIDAAILFCDILVTGEAMGGDLSFTQGVGPKFANPVRTAQDIENLNVDCLDELQYVADAIKVIQQRLDSRIPLIGFAGAPFTVMSYLIEGGSSKDFKLTKLFIHNQPELAHKLLAKIAKVTADYLNLQIAAGVNAVQIFDSWALALSWNDYQEFSHRYIQEIIANLNRKEIPVISFCKGSSVFAPIMAEAKPDVISVDWNADLLNIKNALPAGIAVQGNLDPHILYADKAVIKAQIHKLFERMRGTEGFIFNLGHGIMPDIPFDNVKYAIDVVKEFRY; encoded by the coding sequence ATGACGAGTAGTGCGACACCAAATACAATCATGAAGAATAACTTATTTTTAGACGCAGCATTTTCAAAACAAACCGAACGGCCACCAGTATGGATGATGCGTCAGGCAGGTCGTTTTATGCCACAATATTGGGAAATTAAAAACAAATACTCTTTTTTAGAGATGTGTAAAAATCCAGAAATTGCTGCAGATGTGACCATGTTGCCTGTTGATTTGTTGGATATTGACGCCGCGATTTTATTCTGCGATATTTTGGTAACCGGAGAGGCTATGGGTGGCGATTTAAGCTTCACTCAAGGCGTTGGACCTAAATTTGCCAATCCGGTACGTACCGCTCAAGACATCGAAAACTTAAATGTGGATTGTTTAGATGAATTGCAATACGTTGCTGATGCAATCAAAGTGATTCAACAGCGATTGGATAGCAGAATTCCATTGATCGGTTTCGCTGGCGCGCCATTTACCGTAATGAGTTATTTAATTGAAGGGGGCTCTTCTAAAGATTTTAAATTAACCAAGCTCTTTATACACAATCAACCAGAGCTGGCGCACAAACTTTTGGCTAAAATTGCAAAGGTAACGGCCGATTATCTGAATCTTCAGATTGCTGCTGGCGTTAATGCCGTGCAGATTTTTGATAGTTGGGCTCTTGCTTTATCCTGGAATGATTATCAGGAGTTTTCTCACCGTTATATTCAGGAAATCATCGCTAACTTAAACAGAAAAGAAATTCCGGTGATTTCTTTCTGTAAAGGAAGTTCGGTTTTTGCTCCGATTATGGCAGAAGCTAAACCAGACGTAATTTCAGTTGACTGGAATGCTGATTTATTGAACATTAAAAATGCTTTGCCAGCAGGTATTGCCGTACAGGGAAATTTAGATCCACATATTTTATATGCAGATAAAGCGGTAATTAAAGCGCAGATCCATAAATTATTCGAACGTATGCGTGGTACTGAAGGTTTTATCTTCAACCTAGGGCATGGTATCATGCCAGATATTCCTTTTGATAACGTGAAATATGCAATTGACGTGGTAAAGGAGTTTAGATATTAA